CCGTCTTGAGACCAACCTCAGTTGTATAGTGAATAAATAATCCTGTGCGTGTGTGCGCGTATGTATGGATGTCTCAGTTGTGTCTCGACCGATGTACCGTCTCAATGTTCAACGGCTTTGACAATCGGCTGCAATGTTTAACAGCCAGTTGTCAAAGCTGTTAAACATTGAGATGTTACATCGGTTGAGCGTGTCCACTCTCAAAGAGCGCGGAAGTTTTGCGACATGATGAGCCATCTTTTCAGTCCTCGTGCCGGATTTCGCGCCATCGAGTCCCAGTTGGGGGTCAGCACAAAAGTCTCGTTGAACATCTTCTGTGGTGCCTCCCTCCCCTTGCCGAATCGGACTTTGCCCATGGTCGTGACGACGATGCTCATCTTCCGTCCACTCTTTTCGTTCTTTTCACTCTCGTACACAGTTTCCGGAGCCCCATATTGGAATGAAGGGTTGATAATGTGCGTGTCGAACGACTCTATCTCGTAATGCACATTCTCGCCTTGGGTTTCGAGTAGCTTGGAGTACTCCTCCGGGGTAGGAACGACAGAGCCGTTGATGGAGATGTCGGCTGGGATCGAATATCGAGAGGACGAGTTGATGTAAAAGGTTTCAAGTTTGGCACGGGTGTTTATGGCTTCATAGTAGTTGATGACAAAGATCTCAGCAGCTAAAACGAGGCGTCGTCAGTAATAGAATCCAAAGCTCCGTGAACTTTAAAACGCACCATCGCTGGAAGCTTTAACTTCCGTATCTGCGTCTGGCAACGGCATGATGGTTTTAAAAGAGCTGCTAGTAGCGTTCGTATTGCTTCTGATAGCAACTTTGAGGTGTAGTTCAAGCCCAAGTCGAAGACAGAAAGTTCCAGCCTAGCTCGTCATGACGTGAAGTGCTGCCCCGCAGTTATCTACAGACTACAGTTATCGCCATGCCAATTAACACCATTCACACTGTATCATGCAATTTCACCACCCATCTCTACATCTTGCTCTAAATTATAGCTCGCCGTGGGTGTCGCAACAATGCTGCTCCCATTCAGGTCGCGGGCCCTCCCAGGGCTGCGGCAAGCTCAATCAAGGCTTGCTTTGCGATCTGGCTGGACCTGCTCCAGCTGTCGAACATCTCGGGCTGCCGTGCAACGCTGGAGCAGCTCTCAGAGCTCTGCGGGTCCCTCAAGCGAGAAGCCGTATTATATAACTACGCCAATCTTTTATGTCAATGCTGGTAAATATAATCGAAAATGAGCAACTACTCCCAACGGTCTGGCTAATATGTGATACAAAAGCCCCCCACATTGGTCATTTATATACTATGGTTCTGGCAGATGTCATCAAGCGCTGGCAGCAGATCAAAGGTAAAGAAGCGTTTTTGTGTACGGGAACAGATGAGCATGGAATGAAGATCCAGAGAGCTGCGCTGAAGCATGGAATGGAGCCAAAAGAGTTTTGCGATGGAAACTCAAATAAATTTCGAGAATTGGTGGCGGCTGCCAACATCTCGAATGACTTCTTCATTCGGACAACTGACCAAGAACACAAGGACGCAGTAGCAGAGTTCTGGCTGCGCCTGAAGCATTCCACTCCCGAGAGCTTGGGGCTATATAAAGGCTCCCACGAAGGCTGGTACTGTGTCAGTGATGAGTGCTTCTATCCTGAAGACTTGGTACGACCCAGTATTGCGCCTCAGACTGGAAAGAAGATTATGGTTAGCACTGAGACGGATAACGAGGTGGAATGGATCAAGGAAGAAACCTGGTTCTTCCCATTGACAAAATACAAAGATGCTTTGCTGAAGCTTTACGATGAGAATCCCGGTTGGATCAAGCCTGCGCATCGCATGGCCGAAGCAAGAGAATGGATTGAGAATCATCTTGAAGATCTATCGGTTACAAGGCCGGCTTCTAGGCTCAATTGGGGCGTCTCTGACCCCGAGGATAAGAACCAGACTATATATGTGTGGGTGGACGCTCTCATCAACTACATAACTAAAGCTGGATACGGAAGCAAATGGCACACAGCAAAAGACGACATGGGAATATGGCCTGCCAACCTGCAGGTTATTGGAAAAGACATTCTGCGCTTCCACACAATTTACTGGCCAGCTTTGCTCATGGCTCTTGAGTTGCCTGTCTCAAAGGGCTACCTTTGCCACAACCACTGGACCATGTCCAACCGTAAGATGTCCAAGTCACTGGGCAACGTTGTGAATCCGTTTTTTGCCATTCAGCGATGGGGCATCGATCCCCTGCGATATTTCCTTATGCGCAACGCAACCTTCCACAAAGATATGAGCTACTCTAACCAGATAATTGGTACCGTCTATATGAAAGAGCTGCAGGCAAATATCGGCAATCTCTTCTATAGAATCGCAAAGCCAAAATCATCTGTGAGATGGTCGACTCTGGAAGCTGTGACAGCCTTTCGCAATGGAGAATTGAACAATTGGGTTAAAAAACATGACAAAGATGGTTTCGAGGCAGTCTACTTTAGCTTGGAAAGCCACTTGTCCGAAAGCCCTGAAGCTTTCTGTAAGGAAATGGACGACTATGACACGAGTGCCGCGATCCGAGTAGTTTTCGAGCTTCTGAGAGAGGTATGGTTGACTGCATACACATACATATTTGGAAAGATGCATAAACACTAACGATATGGCAAATTAGACCAACCGCTACGTCTCAGATACCAAGCCTTGGGATCTGGTCAAGAATCAGGATCCAGAATCTCGCGTCCTGCTAAACTGGGTAATCTTCAACAGCGCAGAAGCACTGCGCATTGCTGGCATCTTACTCCAGCCAATCATGCCGACAAAGGCATCAGAGTTGCTGGATGCTCTTGGAGTCCGACCTGATAGACGTACCGTTGAGTTTGCTGCCAAAGGCAAGGATGCCGACTATGGCACTGAGTCTAAGCCCGCAGAGCCAGCGCCTCGTATGAGCAAATGGGATACGATATTCCCTCCAACTGCCAGTGCAGATCTTTcagatgatgagctgctggagcacCTGAGGGTTGCGTTGCTGGATAAGACTAGAAACAAGATGAATCAGATGGCTGAGTTACTGGCCATGGAAGCGCGTATGGGAGAGGAGGCCGTCGCTAAGCTATTGGCCGAGACACATGCTGCCAAAGTTGGCGCACAACAGTCATGAACGTGGAGTAGGAGTTTTGTATAACTTGGCGCCGCTTGTGTGCGCGGCACTGTAAGATATGTATAATATGACCAGGAATTGTAGACTAGATGATACGTCTCcaattagtaaatatatatatattgaaTGAAAAAATATGCTATCAAAATAGACTTGCTATTTCTGGTTTGTTTGTGCGGAATATTGCGACTGTTGTTTTTCATTTGTTAGTGGCGTGCCCAAATTCACCTCTTCATTTTGGGCCGATGCGCAGCTTAATACCGCTCTGCTACAAACTTTTCACTCTCTCACATTGAGCCACCTATATAAGCACGACCTACGAGCAGCAACGATTCAGCATGAAAATCAACGAAAAAATAGGTATGAGTGATTTTTATTCACCCTGATCTGCTCATTGAATACTAATTGAGTGTAGCTATCTCAACGAGTAAAGTTTTACTGGTTCCATATGAAGCCCACCAGGTGCTCACATATCATGGCTGGATGCAAGATCCTGTACTAGACAATCCCTTTTAGCTTAATGTTTATTTTGCAACTTATTAACAAATAAGTAGGCTATCCAAGAGGCGACTGCATCGGAACCCATGACCTTGGAGGAAGAGTACGAAAACCAGCAATCGTGGCGGACGTCTCATGATAAATTGACCTTTATTGTCTGCGAGCCGCTCAGTGCAGAGCAACGAAGTCTTGATGCACGGTTAATTAAAGCCGAAACCGACGATTCGCCAGACAAAATGAAGGGAGACGtcaatttcttcttatacctggacgatgatgacgaggaagatggcgcTGGACAGCGAGAGGGCCATATACGACTGAGAGGCGAAATAGACGTCATGATAGCCGGACAACAACATCGCGGCAAAGGcacaggagaagcagcagtgcGCACAATCCTGGCGTATATACGGAAGAATTTGACAGGCATACTACAGGAGTATGCACAAGGCGAGAATTtagacaaggacaagataCAGCTTGTCGGTCTGATGGCAAAGATCAAAGAGGACAATACAGGAAGTAGAGGACTGTTCAAGA
This portion of the Trichoderma atroviride chromosome 6, complete sequence genome encodes:
- a CDS encoding uncharacterized protein (BUSCO:EOG092D0CQQ); this encodes MLLPFRSRALPGLRQAQSRLALRSGWTCSSCRTSRAAVQRWSSSQSSAGPSSEKPYYITTPIFYVNAAPHIGHLYTMVLADVIKRWQQIKGKEAFLCTGTDEHGMKIQRAALKHGMEPKEFCDGNSNKFRELVAAANISNDFFIRTTDQEHKDAVAEFWLRLKHSTPESLGLYKGSHEGWYCVSDECFYPEDLVRPSIAPQTGKKIMVSTETDNEVEWIKEETWFFPLTKYKDALLKLYDENPGWIKPAHRMAEAREWIENHLEDLSVTRPASRLNWGVSDPEDKNQTIYVWVDALINYITKAGYGSKWHTAKDDMGIWPANLQVIGKDILRFHTIYWPALLMALELPVSKGYLCHNHWTMSNRKMSKSLGNVVNPFFAIQRWGIDPLRYFLMRNATFHKDMSYSNQIIGTVYMKELQANIGNLFYRIAKPKSSVRWSTLEAVTAFRNGELNNWVKKHDKDGFEAVYFSLESHLSESPEAFCKEMDDYDTSAAIRVVFELLRETNRYVSDTKPWDLVKNQDPESRVLLNWVIFNSAEALRIAGILLQPIMPTKASELLDALGVRPDRRTVEFAAKGKDADYGTESKPAEPAPRMSKWDTIFPPTASADLSDDELLEHLRVALLDKTRNKMNQMAELLAMEARMGEEAVAKLLAETHAAKVGAQQS